Genomic window (Pseudomonas hydrolytica):
TGCAGCGGCGCGCGAAACACCGCCTGCCAGGGCGCCGGGTCGGCAGGCCGAGGACGCTGCAACTGCACCAGCAACGGCGAAAAGTCACGACTCAGGCGGTTGCGGCAGCTGCGCACGTAGATCGCGGCGAAGGCATCCAGCGCCTCCGGAGCCGGCGGCGGGCTGCCCGGCGGCACGCGAAAGCGGAATTCGTAGACCTCGCCCACCCGGCAAAGCTCCAGCTCAAGCGCATCGCTGACCACCCGGTGGTAGCGCACGATGCGCTCGAACATCTCGCGCAGGCTGCTGCTGGCGATCAGCGCGTAGCCCAGGGCGTGAAAGGTGGTCGGGCTGACGAACTGCGAGGTCTTCAGGCCCAGCGCCGGGTCGCCCGTGGCCGCCACCGCCAGCTGCCACAGGCGGGTGGTGACCGATAGCGGGCAGCGCGCGTTGGGATCGTCGAGCAGCGCCGGGTCGAGGCCGGCGGCGCGGCACAGCGCGGCGCTGTCCAGGCCGAGGGCGTCGAGCTGCTTGCGCAAAGCGCGCGTCCAGCTGGCCAGGGTGGTGGGTTCGGCAGTCATGCAGATTGGCGTATCCGGTAGGCAGGTTGGCGTGCTCGGTCGGGCGCACCGACGGTCGTCGCGGCACAGTGAGGTCACGGCCCCATGACAAGAGGATGTCGGCATGTCCCCCTCCCCCGCAAGCCTTAATGACCAGCAACGCGCCGCACATATCCGCGAGCAGGTGATGGCCCATGGCAACGCCCTGCGCCAGCGCTATCCCATTCTCCAGCATCAGGACGCGTTCGGCGCCGGCATCCTGGCCTTCGCCCTGTGCGGCATGATCGGCTCGGCCGCGCTGTACATCGGCGGTCATCTGCCCTGGTGGGCCTGCCTGCTGCTCAACGCCTTCTTCGCCTCGCTGACCCATGAGCTGGAGCACGACCTGATCCACTCGATGTATTTCCGCAAGCAGCCGCTGCCGCACAACCTGATGCTGGCGCTGGTCTGGCTGGCGCGACCGAGCACCATCAACCCCTGGGTGCGCCGCCACCTGCACCTGAACCACCACAAGGTCTCCGGCAGCGAAGCCGACATGGAAGAGCGCGCCATCACCAACGGCGAACCCTGGGGCATCGCGCGCCTGCTGATGGTGGGCGACAACATGATGAGCTCCTTCATCCGCTGGCTGCGGGCGAAGAACCCCGAACACCGCCGGCTGATCCTCACCCGCACGCTGAAGGTCTACGCGCCGCTGGGGCTGCTCAACTGGGCGACCTGGTACCTGTTCCTCGGCTTCCATCTGCTCGACTGGACCGCCGCCGCACTCGGCGCCCCGATCGCCTGGTCGGCCACCACGCTGAGCGTGATGCAGGTGGTGAACGTCGCCGTGGTGGTGCTGGTCGGACCCAACGTGCTGCGCACCTTCTGCCTGCACTTCGTCAGCTCCAACATGCACTACTACGGCGATGTCGAACCGGGCAACGTGATCCAGCAGACCCAGGTGCTCAACCCCTGGTGGCTGTGGCCGCTGCAGGCGTTCTGCTTCAACTTCGGCAGCAGCCACGCGATCCATCATTTCGTGGTCAAGGAGCCCTTCTACATCCGCCAGCTCACCGTGCCCTTCGCCCACCGGGTGATGCGCGAGATGGGCGTGCGCTTCAACGACTTCGGCACCTTCGCCCGCGCCAATCGCTGGACCCGTCGCGCCCGGACGCAGCAGGAACGCGCCAGCACCGCCTGAGCATCGCGCGTCGCGCCAGGGTCTCATGCGCACGTCATTCGTCGCCGGGCACGGCGGATGAGACCCGCCGCGCAATCACAGCGCCAGCAGTCGGCTAGAATTCAGGCGCGCCCGACCGCTCCCTCGATTGAACAGCGTCCGCCGGACTGAGGCGCCCTCGAAGTGGCTTCTGAGGCGCCCTGGATGGTTCACCTGCTCCGCTCACTGCTCGTTCTGCTCTGGCTGACCTGCGCCGTCACGGCCCGGGCCGACGACGCGCTGCCGTTGCTGCAGCTGAGCAACGAGCAGCTGACCACGCCGGTGAGCATCGAGCACAGCCTGCTGCTGGAGGACCCCGGCGCGCAGCTCACCGCCAGCGAGGTGTTGCAGCGCATCGGCCGCGAAGGTCGGCCGGTACAGGGCACACCGCGCATCGGCTACTCACGCAGCGCCTGGTGGCTGGCCGTGCAGTTGCAGGCGCCGCCGGCCGAACGCCTGCAGCTAATCGTCGGCCAGACCTTCCTCGACGATCTGGAAATCTGGCTGTTCGCCGATCAGCAACCGCTCGGCCCGCTGTACAGCGGCTCGCTGCGCCCCTTCAACGAGCGCGGCGAACCCTATCCACAGTTTCTCATCAGCCTGCCACGTCTGGGCGAAGGCCCGCACAACCTGCTGCTGCGCGTGCAGAGCCACTCGGCGATCACCCTGCCGCTGCAGCTGGTCGGCGCGCAGCAGGGTCAGCAACTGATCGCCCACAGCTGGCTGCAGAGCGGTCTGCTGGTGGGCGCCCTGCTCGCCCTGGCGCTGTTCTATCTGCTCAAGTACAGCACCCTGCGCGAGCCGCAGCTGGCCTACTTCAGCCTGACGGCGCTGTGCGTGGCGCTGTACAACGTCAGCCTGTACAACCTCAGCGGGCTGCTCTGGCCGCAGTGGCCACTGCTGCCCAAGTGGCTGGTCAACCTGACCACCGCCGGCATGCTGATTTTCAGCTCGCTGTTTCTCGCCAGCGCCCTGCGCCTGGAGCTGGGGCGCCTGCGCTGGCTGCGCGACGCGCTGTTCGCCGCGGTGCTGCTGGTGTGTCTGGGCGGCCTGGCTATCAGCCATGCCTATACCTACCAGACCCTCAATCTGCTGATCCTCTGCACCGGCCTCTACCAGTTGCTGGTGATGTGCCTCGGGGTCTACCAGCGCCGACCCTACGCGCCGGGTTATCTGCTGTGCTGGAGCGCGGCGCTGGTGCTGATGCTGCTGGTGCCGCTGAGCCGGGTCGGCCTGATTCCGCTGCCGCCAGGCTTCTATGCGCTGTATGCCTACCTGCCGGCGCTGAGCATGCTGCTGTTCGGCGCCCTGCTCGACAAGCAGCTGGAGCGTGTACGCCGGGTGTTGCTGAGCAGCCAGGCGCAGGCCATCGACAACCTGGAGCAGTACCAGGCGCTGTTCCGCCACAGCGGCGAGGGCATCTTCCGCTGCGACCGCGACGGCAGGCTGCTGGAAGCCAACCCGAGCCTGGCACGCCTGCTCGGCGGCGATACGCCGGCCACCCAGCTGGTCGGCCTGCCGCTGCAGCGCCTGCTGGGCGAGGCGCAGTGGCGCGAGCTGCTGCAGGAGCTCGACACCCAGGCCGGTACCGTCAGCTGCGAATGCCAGCTGCACGACCTGGCCCAGCGCCCCCTGTGGGTCTACCTGTCGCTGCATCTGCGCCCTCAGCGAGACTGCATCGAAGGCATAGTGGTCGATCTCAGCGAGCGCCGCGCGCTGGAAGAACGCCTGCAGCAACTGGCCGCACATGACGCGCTGACCGGCCTGCTCAATCGCCGCGAACTGGAGAGGCTGCTGTCGGAGACGCTGGGCGGCACCGCCAAGCGCCGCTTCAGCCATCTGCTGCACCTGAGCCTGGATCGCTTCAAGCAGGTCAACGACCTCTGCGGTCACTCCGCCGGCGACCAGCTGCTGCGCCAGCTGGCGACCCAGCTCGGCCACCAGCTGCCGCGCCATGCCGAGCTGGCCCGCGTCGGCGGCGACGAGTTCGCCGTGCTGCTGCGCGAGGTCGACGACGAAGCGGCCCTCAAGCAGGCCGAGGCGCTGCGGCGTGCGGTCGAGCAGTTCGTCTTCACCTGGCAGGGACGGCCCTTCCGCCTGCACACCAGCATCGGCCTGCTTGCCCTCGGCTCCGGCGTGCGCGATTGGGAAACCGCGCTGACCTGGGCCAGCAGCGCCAGTCAGCTGGCCAAGCACCAGGGCCGCAACCGCGTGTGCCAGTTCAACCCGGAAGATGGCGCACTGCTCGAGCATCAACGCCAGCTGCAATGGATCACCCGCCTGCGCGAAGCCTGCGAGCGCGGTCACTTCGAGCTGTTCTTCCAGCCGGTACAGGCCCTGCAAAGCGCCGCCAGCGGCCTGCACTACGAGGTGCTGCTGCGCTACCGCGACCCGGCGAGCGGCGAATGGGTCAGCCCGGCGCAGTTCCTCGACGCGGCAGCGCGCTACGACTTTCTCGGCGCCATCGACCGCTGGGTGATCCAGCACCTGTGCGCCTGGCTGGCTGCCAACCCGCGTCATCTGGCGCAGCTGGCCCAGGTCAACGTCAACCTCAGCGCCAGCTCGCTGCTCGACAGCGCCTTTCACCAACTGCTGGAACAGGAGCTGAGTCGGCACCAGCTGCCGCCCGGCAAGCTGTGCATCGAAGTCACGGAAATGGTCGCCCTCGGCGAACTGGGCGTGTCTGCCCAGTGGATCGACGAGCTGCGCAGCAAGGGCCTGAAGGTGGCACTGGACGACTTCGGCAGCGGCTTCGCCTCCTACGCCTATCTGCGTCACCTGCCGCTGGATATCCTGAAGATCGACGGCAGCTTTATCAGTGGCATCGAGTCCGACCCGATCAACCAGGCCATGGTCGGCTCGATGCGCCAGATCGCCAGCCAGCTCGGCCTGCTCACGGTTGCCGAGTTCGTCGAGACCCAGGCCAGCCTGGACTGCCTGCGCCGGCTCGGCATCGACTACGCACAGGGCTACTTCGTCGGCCGCCCGCAGCCGCTGCGCCAGCTGGCCGACGACGCCCGCAGCCGCGGCACTCAGGAAGCCTGGTAGAGCTCGGCCGGCAGGCGCTCGAGCAGGCCCAGGTCGAGCCGCAACATGCGTACGCAGCGCGCCTCGGCCAGGCTCGTCGGCTGCTCGCTGGCCGGCAGCGCCAGCAGCAGGCCGCTGAGATTGAGCACCAGCGCCTCGCGGGAAAATACCCCGCTGCCCAGCCCGTAGAACGCCGCGATCAACTCGCGCAGGCCGAAGGGCAGACGCCAGCGGATGCGCAGGGCCGAACCGAAACTGGCCGCACGCTGGCGCATGGCATCATCGATCTGCTCGTCGTTCAGCTCGCCGCCAGCCTCCAGCCAGTCCTGCAGGCTGCGCAGCAACGCCAACTCGCCCAGGTTGTGCAACAGGCCGGCGGTGAAGCACAGCTCGGCATCCAGCTTCAGTTCCCCGGCCAGCCAGCGCGCCAGCTCGGCACTGCGACGCGCCTGCTGCCAGGCACGCGTCGCCAGTTCGGCCAGACGCGGATCGCGCAGCTGGGCATTGCGCTGCAGGGCCAGGCCCAGCACCAGATTCAGCGTACGCGCCACCCCCAGACGCTGCAGGGCCTGCGCCAGGGTCTGGCAGGGCACGCCCTGGTGCTGCGCCGCCGTGCTGGCCGCCGCGATCAGCAGTGCGGTGATCTGCGGATCACGACCGAACACCGCCTCCAGTTCGCCCAGGTCCTGCTCGCCGGACTGCAGCCCCTGGCTCACGGCGTTGCGCACATCGCTGAGCAGAGGCGCGCCCTGCCCCTCCTCGCGCACCGTGTCGAGGAACTCGCGCAGCTCGCTGACCAGCAGCGCCGGGCGCAGCGAGACCGTCCCGCTGGCAGCGGGCAGCAGTGCATGCAGGCGCTGACGCAGGCTTTCGGCGTTGAACGGCTTCGCCAGATAGGCGCTCGGCGCCAGCGGCCGCGCGGCGCGCACACTCTGCGCGTCGAGGCGGCCACTGATCAGCACGAAGGGCAGCGCCGGGGTACGCGGATGGCGACGCAGTTGGCGCAGCAGTTCCACGCCATCGAGCCCGGGCAGCTCGCCGTCGGCGATCACCAGATCCGGTAGCCGCCGCTTGCAACGGGCCAGGGCCGCCTGCCCATCGCTGACCTGCAGCACGCGGGCGTCGCCGCGCACGTCCAGCACCAGTTGCTGGAGCAGGTTGGAGGTCCAGGGATCGGCCTCGGCGATCAGAACTTCCACGGAATGAACTGCAGCGGTCATGCGTGCCTCTGGGCGAACGACGTAAAGGAGGGTGCCCGAACCCGCATGCGCCCACATCCGCGGCAAAGCTGATGGATGAGTCAGTTCCATGGCAACGGCGCAGTCTAAACCGCGGCTTTGCGGGACGTAAGTCGCAGATGGTCGAGTTGCGCAAAAAATGGCGCAGCGCGGGCCTTGTCCGCCGGGGCAATGACTCAGGCGCAGCGCGATGAGCGCGGGCAACCGCAACAAAAAAGCCCGCCGGTAGGGGCGGGCTTCTTCGACAGGCAGCCGATCAATTACTTGATCTTGGCTTCCTTGTACATCACGTGCTTGCGTACGACCGGATCGTATTTCTTGATTTCGATCTTGTCAGGGGTAGTGCGCTTGTTCTTGTCGGTGGTGTAGAAGTGGCCGGTACCGGCGCTGGACACCAAACGGATCAGTTCACGCATGACTCTCTCCTTAAACCTTTTCGCCGCGAGCGCGCAGCTCGGCCAGCACTACGTCGATGCCACGCTTGTCGATCACACGCATGCCCTTGGCGGATACGCGCAGACGCACGAAGCGCTTCTCGGACTCGACCCAGAAGCGATGGTGCTGCAGGTTCGGCAGGAAACGACGACGGGTTTTGTTGTTTGCGTGGGAAATGTTGTTCCCGGTTACCGGACCCTTACCGGTAACTTGACAGACTCTCGACATGCCTCAGCCCTCTAAAACCACATGCCCAACCCGGCATGGGTTGGCCGCTTAAACTCAATGTCATTGGCGCTCGGCGCCGCGTTTCTCGAGGGTCTTACCGGGCGCACTGGACAGCGCAAGAACCGGGCCCCTAGAAAAGAGCGCTGCTTTATACCAGAAAGCCCTGGGAGCAACAAGGGAAAACGCGGGAGAAAACGCATCGGCATAGGCCGCTCGCCCTCCGGGGCCGGGACCATGGGCCTTCGCTCGCGCTCGACCGCTCGTCGCCTTGTTTCGGTATTCATGCCCGCGCAAATCGACTAGGGTTGCAAGCTTAGCGTCCCACCGGGAACAAGGAGTTCGCCATGCGCCTGCTGCTCGCCACCTTGCTGTGCACCCCGATACTGGCCCAGGCCGCCACCCTCAGCGTTTGCACCGAAGCCAGCCCGGAGGGTTTCGACGTGGTGCAGTACAACTCGCTGACCACCACCAACGCCTCGGCCGACATGCTGATGAACCGCCTGGTGGAGTTCGACGCCGAGCAGGGCAAGCTGCTGCCGAGCCTGGCGCGCAGCTGGTCGATCTCCGCCGATGGCCTGGTCTACGACTTCAAGCTGCGTGACGACGTGCCATTTCATCACAGCGCCGACTTCACGCCCAGCCGCAAACTCGACGCCCGCGACGTGCTGTTCAGCTTCCAGCGCATGCTCGACACCAAGCACCCCTGGCACCAGGTCGCCGCCAGCGGCTAC
Coding sequences:
- the rpmB gene encoding 50S ribosomal protein L28; amino-acid sequence: MSRVCQVTGKGPVTGNNISHANNKTRRRFLPNLQHHRFWVESEKRFVRLRVSAKGMRVIDKRGIDVVLAELRARGEKV
- a CDS encoding EAL domain-containing protein, which translates into the protein MVHLLRSLLVLLWLTCAVTARADDALPLLQLSNEQLTTPVSIEHSLLLEDPGAQLTASEVLQRIGREGRPVQGTPRIGYSRSAWWLAVQLQAPPAERLQLIVGQTFLDDLEIWLFADQQPLGPLYSGSLRPFNERGEPYPQFLISLPRLGEGPHNLLLRVQSHSAITLPLQLVGAQQGQQLIAHSWLQSGLLVGALLALALFYLLKYSTLREPQLAYFSLTALCVALYNVSLYNLSGLLWPQWPLLPKWLVNLTTAGMLIFSSLFLASALRLELGRLRWLRDALFAAVLLVCLGGLAISHAYTYQTLNLLILCTGLYQLLVMCLGVYQRRPYAPGYLLCWSAALVLMLLVPLSRVGLIPLPPGFYALYAYLPALSMLLFGALLDKQLERVRRVLLSSQAQAIDNLEQYQALFRHSGEGIFRCDRDGRLLEANPSLARLLGGDTPATQLVGLPLQRLLGEAQWRELLQELDTQAGTVSCECQLHDLAQRPLWVYLSLHLRPQRDCIEGIVVDLSERRALEERLQQLAAHDALTGLLNRRELERLLSETLGGTAKRRFSHLLHLSLDRFKQVNDLCGHSAGDQLLRQLATQLGHQLPRHAELARVGGDEFAVLLREVDDEAALKQAEALRRAVEQFVFTWQGRPFRLHTSIGLLALGSGVRDWETALTWASSASQLAKHQGRNRVCQFNPEDGALLEHQRQLQWITRLREACERGHFELFFQPVQALQSAASGLHYEVLLRYRDPASGEWVSPAQFLDAAARYDFLGAIDRWVIQHLCAWLAANPRHLAQLAQVNVNLSASSLLDSAFHQLLEQELSRHQLPPGKLCIEVTEMVALGELGVSAQWIDELRSKGLKVALDDFGSGFASYAYLRHLPLDILKIDGSFISGIESDPINQAMVGSMRQIASQLGLLTVAEFVETQASLDCLRRLGIDYAQGYFVGRPQPLRQLADDARSRGTQEAW
- a CDS encoding AraC family transcriptional regulator, yielding MTAEPTTLASWTRALRKQLDALGLDSAALCRAAGLDPALLDDPNARCPLSVTTRLWQLAVAATGDPALGLKTSQFVSPTTFHALGYALIASSSLREMFERIVRYHRVVSDALELELCRVGEVYEFRFRVPPGSPPPAPEALDAFAAIYVRSCRNRLSRDFSPLLVQLQRPRPADPAPWQAVFRAPLQFDAAESLLRFPCAAFEQRLDDGNPELAEHNEAVLKRSLEQLQVASYSERVRSCLEARLPDGEPSAERIAQALHLSLRSLQRHLAEEGTNYEALLGDTRHALALRHMRDPRCSISEIAYLLGFSDSSSFGRAFKRWTGQTPSQYRDGSRKP
- a CDS encoding HDOD domain-containing protein, which translates into the protein MTAAVHSVEVLIAEADPWTSNLLQQLVLDVRGDARVLQVSDGQAALARCKRRLPDLVIADGELPGLDGVELLRQLRRHPRTPALPFVLISGRLDAQSVRAARPLAPSAYLAKPFNAESLRQRLHALLPAASGTVSLRPALLVSELREFLDTVREEGQGAPLLSDVRNAVSQGLQSGEQDLGELEAVFGRDPQITALLIAAASTAAQHQGVPCQTLAQALQRLGVARTLNLVLGLALQRNAQLRDPRLAELATRAWQQARRSAELARWLAGELKLDAELCFTAGLLHNLGELALLRSLQDWLEAGGELNDEQIDDAMRQRAASFGSALRIRWRLPFGLRELIAAFYGLGSGVFSREALVLNLSGLLLALPASEQPTSLAEARCVRMLRLDLGLLERLPAELYQAS
- the rpmG gene encoding 50S ribosomal protein L33; this encodes MRELIRLVSSAGTGHFYTTDKNKRTTPDKIEIKKYDPVVRKHVMYKEAKIK
- a CDS encoding fatty acid desaturase, whose product is MSPSPASLNDQQRAAHIREQVMAHGNALRQRYPILQHQDAFGAGILAFALCGMIGSAALYIGGHLPWWACLLLNAFFASLTHELEHDLIHSMYFRKQPLPHNLMLALVWLARPSTINPWVRRHLHLNHHKVSGSEADMEERAITNGEPWGIARLLMVGDNMMSSFIRWLRAKNPEHRRLILTRTLKVYAPLGLLNWATWYLFLGFHLLDWTAAALGAPIAWSATTLSVMQVVNVAVVVLVGPNVLRTFCLHFVSSNMHYYGDVEPGNVIQQTQVLNPWWLWPLQAFCFNFGSSHAIHHFVVKEPFYIRQLTVPFAHRVMREMGVRFNDFGTFARANRWTRRARTQQERASTA